The following coding sequences are from one Plasmodium knowlesi strain H genome assembly, chromosome: 9 window:
- a CDS encoding rhomboid protease ROM9, putative has product MKKVEKHLAQCGHAARGFSRYSHKQPIQEKRKRPSLFGTMRGIHFRDMFPKWNTITMEYARKKEKNVEKMVKRTFEELRIKYEEVRMKYQDTLSIWKDEKTKIRKRVVPYFLKGMFMRNVASDGRYVKTVLHKISFEGKLFLQNLKHVCRSANIPYYRNVIHHHYRKAPVTYTLMSLHLLVFLLWMSAKPGDSYNYVSMPGGFYYPSSNVYSPFGVNNASSRSSSSFGLFNFLTTEFMYNHFCCGAQQLRERKLYTLITNLISHNTVQSLLLNTISLFYIGRSFEMIINSRNFFLTYFISGMISSYIQICYHKNGRSSSYGNVYVLGASGSISSILTTYTLMFPKNNIYLYGVLALPLALFTSLYCANEVYCVLTDKKDNTGHMAHLTGMFLGMLYYYFYVKGRVVM; this is encoded by the exons ATGAAAAAGGTGGAGAAGCACTTGGCCCAGTGCGGCCATGCGGCTCGGGGCTTCTCCAGATATTCCCATAAGCAACCCATtcaggagaaaagaaagagaccATCCCTTTTTGGCACTATGCGGGGTATTCACTTTCGTGATATGTTCCCCAAATGGAACACTATAACGATGGAATATGCtcgaaagaaagaaaagaacgtagagaaaatggtaaaaagaACTTTTGAAGAATTGCGTATCAAGTATGAGGAGGTAAGAATGAAATATCAGGACACCTTATCCATTTGGAAAGacgaaaaaacgaaaattagaaaaagagTTGTCCCATACTTCTTGAAGGGGATGTTCATGAGAAATGTAGCTTCTGATGGACGATACGTAAAAACTGTCCTACATAAAATTTcctttgaaggaaaattattcTTACAAAACTTGAAGCATGTCTGTCGAAGCGCAAATATACCATATTACAGAAATGTCATTCATCACCACTATAGGAAAGCACCTGTGACGTACACATTGATGTCATTGCACCTTttggtttttcttctttggatGAGTGCAAAACCTGGGGATTCTTACAACTATGTTTCGATGCCCGGAGGTTTTTACTATCCCAGTTCAAATGTCTATTCCCCCTTCGGGGTTAACAATGCGTCGTCccgttcttcttcctcctttgggTTGTTCAACTTCCTAACCACTGAATTTATGTATAACCACTTCTGTTGTGGAGCCCAACAGCTCAGGGAGAGGAAATTATACACACTCATAACCAACCTCATCAGTCACAACACTGTGCAGTCTCTTCTACTGAACACCATTTCATTGTTCTACATTGGGAGGTCTTTCGAGATGATTATTAATTCGAGGAATTTCTTTCTAACATATTTTATCAGTGGGATGATATCATCGTATATACAGATTTGTTACCATAAAAATGGGCGCTCCTCTTCCTATGGGAATGTTTATGTCCTGGGGGCCAGCGGTAGCATCAGCTCCATCCTTACGACGTACACCCTCATGTTTCCCAAGAACAATATTTACCTTTATGGGGTTCTAGCACTTCCCCTG GCCCTATTCACGTCCCTGTACTGTGCAAACGAGGTCTACTGCGTACTGACGGACAAGAAGGACAACACAG GTCATATGGCACACCTCACGGGGATGTTCCTGGGAATGCTTTACTATTATTTTTACGTTAAGGGGAGAGTAGTCATGTAA